Genomic DNA from Magnolia sinica isolate HGM2019 chromosome 4, MsV1, whole genome shotgun sequence:
AACCAAGTGGGTTGGGGCCATTATTAAGTGAATGCCAACTAtggtttcattaaaaaaatgcatgttgtattttgggccttccccttgccctttaagAGCCttccatttgtaccggcccactCCTTGTAATGGAGGGATATATTTACAAGAAAGAAAATCCTCATGGTTAAGGGATACATTTACAAGAAAAAAACATAAGCAGATGATATGCATTCCTCTTAGAAGTGAGTGGTGAATTACGAGTACCATCGTCTACATAAAAACAATTGCAAGAATGTTGAATAAAATAAGGACCTAATATCAGTGTTCCAATGGATATGctcaaaaggaaaaataaagtagatGGTATATAATCCTCTTACAAGTGATCGGTGAATTATGATATCCATTGCATATATAAAACAATTGCAAGAAAGATGAATAATCAAAGAGATAGGGACACAATATCACCGTTCTAAACTAATCAGACGCTTCAATTATAGTCTTACTTTCTGATTCATTATAATGTAAATCAATGCGACCGGACCAATCATGATTGAAAAACAATTGTAGATTGtataacaattaaaaaaaatatctaaCGGATGACAAACAAAACAAGCTGAACCATTTGTGATTGATAGTTAAGTTGTAATGATGGACCAGATATTATACTATCAGCTGTGAGCACCACAATGGTGGGTCAGGCAAATGTTCAACCGGTAGTCCAGGGTCAATAGAAGAAAGGTTTGGCCTCTGATCACTGACTAGGATCATTTCACTGTTATGAACTCTCGGATACGACCCATCATTGTAGGGCCATGGATGTAAACACGTGCAATGATGtgcaaatttaaataaatataagccatgggccacaaaagttttggatcaagctgacatttgtgttttcccttctcctAGATCTTGTGCgcccttgtcaacaggttggatggcaaataaacattacggtgggccctaagaagtttttaatggtggagattcagtcaccactgtttcctgtggtgtggcccatctgagatttggatctgcttcatgtttgGGCCCAAGCCCTAAAAGGAGTTGGCAAAAACTAGTGAACGCTGTGGATATACAAACatacaaaggtgggccccactgtcctgGCCTCACCGAATTGGGGTGATTGAAAtgcagaaaaaaagaaaaaagaaagaacttAACCCTACTGCCCAATCGACTGtagatagggagagggagaggcgcaCAACACTTATTGCACACGCAGAGATTGCAGAACCGGTTGCAGAGAGGAGACAGAGAACTGCTGCAGAGAGGAGAGGAGACATAGAGCCTCTGCGGAGAGGAGGAGACAGAGAGCCAGTTGTAGGTAGTGTAATGGTGGTTGTTGGTGCTTTAAAAAAATTAGACAGTtgaacctgtaagtcacttacagggaagtgacttctcacccccaacCCCATGAAGTTTTCTCGTAGTTTtgcttgtaagtgacttacaagtgaatttcctcccccaaacaccacatgtaagtgacttccctgtaagtcacttcccactaacCCAACTtaatgcatccaaacaggcccttatggaaAGAAAGATATAGATAATACTGTAGTGCGCATGCTAATAACTATCTCGAAGCCCAAAGCTTTGAtccatgaaaaaggaaaaaaaaagaaggcccaAACCTAGTCAGGTCTTGGTTTTTAAAGATGGGGCACCATAATTAGAGAATTTAGACGCCTTGACATTGTTCTTGGAAgacttctttatttttattttttgtaattatcTAGATCCTCTTCACATAGTTTTTGAAcagcctttttttctttcttaaagaTACTTCTTGGCTGCCATTGCTCTCCTTCAACAAGCAGTTGGTAACTTGAGTTAAGGCCTAGATGACGACGACGACTTCTTGGACATCTCTGCCCTGCCATTGCTCTCCTTCAACAAGCAGTTGGTAACTTGAGTTAAGGCCTAGATGACGACGACGACTTCTTGGACATCTCTGCCACTCTGTTCCTTTGACACCATATAGATGCTTCCAAAGCAAGTGGCACCttgagtagtttttttttttggctaccaATATATTTTAAGACCAATTTTCTAGTTAGGATGCGTTCAGATGTTTATTAATTCGCATTGAGCATGGTCTCCATTGTATGCCTTTCTTCAATTCGAAGAATTGAACTCACTCATCTGTTGGAGCCTGGTTTGACAGCTTTCTGTACAAACAAAGTGTATTTTCAgtatgcatttaaattagaagcCTGGGTCTGCAGAAATCTTGCATATGGTTTCAGTTGATACAAAATAAAAAGAACGAAAAGTGCAATGCTTTTAGTAGGTTTGGTCTTAAGCATTCAGCTAAAAGTTGATTAGCTTGCTATCAACTTTAAGGTTGTGCCTTCTCATTCTCTATTCCAGCCTCTGTCTTGTTATTCCTCCAAATCTGGGCTTTTTTGTCGGTGAGCTCAATTTCTGTTAGTTTTGACAACTTTTGACAAATTTCCAGTTGTAGTCCTGTGAATGTTTTGTCAGATATTActgccaagttttttttttttgggtgaaatCTGAGTCAAAAAATAAAACCTGTGAATGGCAGGATTTGACCATCTAATAAACGAGTAGTCTTTGAATTTTATTCTACTGTCGTAATTCTTCATGCCACATAGGTGAGACTACCAATTAATTTTCTTTTGATGCATTAGTGTTGTTCTTTGCATTTTCTTCTGATTTTTATGCTTGTTCTACATCACCAATACGAATTTCTTTTTTCTACTTACTACTTGTGATACTATATGTTTTCCAAACTTGTGATCATTGATCTAATTCTTCTTATGTTTCAGAGAATCATCAGTTTAGTTGGCTCACTGTAAAATGCTTCAATGCTTCAGTAATCTAATACTTCTTGTGTTTCATAAAATCATCAGTTTTGTTGACTCACTGTAAAATGCTTTATGAGTCTGTAACATATTAATATTATATGGGTGCATATGACATAGGAATCCTTCATTGTCAGTTCATGTGTCATGCCACTTCAATCTGTACAGGTACTCTACTGGCTTTGGAGTCTCAGGTGGCAGCGCCTTGTTCCATGAATTTTATTCCAGAGAAGTGGCGAATCCCGTTCACCTGACTGTCGATACAGGCTTCAGGAATGGAGAGGCCAGTATCAAAGCGTACGTTTCTGTTAACTTATCTTTGGGAGATCGGCAGCTTGCGGCACAGTTTAATGAAATTCCTCTGGACCTTCGGATGGTTGAAGCGGAGCGAgttggatgtatgtattttgctACATGGGCTGCTATGTTTATTGCATCTTCTGATCGAACATCTTCTAAATGATCATGACTTATGTACCATATAACAATTAATGTTCTGACTCAGTGTTTGCTGGACAAACTCAAAGCAAGCGGGGACAGACACTCAGTCTTCAAAAATCCCCCAAAAAATTTAAACCTAATAATTGGCGGCAAACAAATGAAACTATTTAAAAAAGTACAGCAATAGATCCATTCAACCAATAGAAGGCCAAAATTTCTATAGATAGGCTCCCAAtctggggattttttggtgaATGGGCCATTTACAGTGTGAGTCCCATCATATTAATGGTGTCCACTTGTACGAATGGAAAGCCCAAGTAAACTATACAATCTCTTGCCCTGAGCATTGTATAATAACTAAAAATCGAAAAAATCGTCTCTGTTAAGAGGCTCAATCAAGTCTGCAAGTATTGTAAGTAACTTGAATAACTTGATCAGCTAGTTATAAACTATGCTTGAAAGGTTAGTTGGTGTTTTCCCAGAGACGTGGACCTTCTCCTGAAAGCATGGCACAACATCAAAATAGGCAACTTGAAAATCCAGCTGTGGCGGATGGCGATCCTTGCCACATGATGGTCTGTGTGGACTGAAAGAAATAGCCGATGCTTCCGTAACGAATCAAAGCCCTCTCACTTAGTGGGTTCTAACGTCAAATGTCTTATCGCTGAATGGGCCTCTCATATTGATGTTCTTAAAGATGTAGACTTAGTCTTTTTAGGGGCCTAGTTAGTTTCTGCTCCCTCAGCAGATTCTAGCTCTGTTGTAGTTCCGTTTCTTTCTTTAATATAattagttatctttcaaaaaaaaaaataaaaaatctatgcTTGAAAGGAATTACTAGGTCTACTCAAGCTTATGCTTTGTGGATTAAAAATATGATAGAATGCCATCAGGAACCCAAAAGGTTGGTTTTATGAAGCTTGTTtggaatatttattttattttatttttaatggattAATTGCCAGTATTCGATGGGAATACAACAAACTCAATGTTGTCTAAATGTGCATTCATATTTCCTGTCATGCCTTATGTTTTTTTGCTCTATATTGGTTCCGGAATTTGTCAGTCCTGAGTCGTTAAGAACCTTATATTGTGACAGTTGACATTCTGAAGACGACAATGGTGGAGAAGCTCCCCAACGATTTGGAAGGAATGGAAGCTTCAATGGAGCGACTGCTTGCTCTAATTGATGATGTTTATAAATATGTTGATGGTGTTGTGGTGAGAGATCTAAACTCTTTCCTCTCAGTTATCATTCTCTATTGTTTTGTGTCTGAATCTTGCTCATTTCTTTTCAGGAAGGGCGTGTGGCTCCGGATAATAGTATTGGAAGATTCATTGCCGATGCTGTAGCTTCCATTCCCAAAATGTCCCCTGCTGCATTTGACAAGCTCTTAAATGACAGATTGCAGGTAATGACAATATTGGGGCTGTCAATGGGACCGGATAGGGCCGGTTGAGGCCTGTCCAAGCCTGGCCCACAAATTAAAACCTAGCCTGAGTCCGACCTGAGCCTGTGACGGGCCAAAACTAACTATTCGGAACCTGGCTCGGGATGTTTATTCTGAGCCCGAGGCCGGGCCGAACCCTGGTTCTACATGGCACTAGGGCATGGGTACGTTTgaagaatcaccaccattttttaaatggtccaAAACTAACACTGGAAATTTGCCACCTAAATCTCATCAGGGATGGGAATAGTCAGGACTCGATTCCTTCTTGGAAGTGTGCAATAGTCAAGTTCCATgtggcctactgtgatgtgtgtccaACATCACCTCCGTCCTAGGCCACATCATGGGGACTATACGAAAATGCAAGTAAAACCTCCCGCCTCATTGTCATCATGTTCGATAAAACTAAGCGTGATCCAaagactcaggtgagccacaacatGGGGACAATACGAAAACACAACTAAAACCTCAAGTTCACATGGTGTAGCTCACCtactttttggatcaagctgggtGTTAAGGTGTATCTTCATTCTATTGAACCTCAgtggatgaatggattagatggaatataaacaacatggtgaacctTAAGGAGGTTCCTATGGTGCATGTCTCCATTCCCACTAttccctgtgttgtggcccacctgatctttggatcggTCGGATTATTGGGTCCTAACGTGATGTACCATAActaatggatgacttggatgtcacacaaacatcatagggGTGCTACGGATTTTGAATGTCGCATAATATTCCTACAGGTGGAGGATTACAAACAGTTTCTCTTCACATGAAACCAAATGGAAAGAAATGAAGGGAGAGTTAACAAGTGAGGGAGAGTTAAGTAGTGACTATTTTAAGACAAAATTACCAAAAAATAGTAAATGATAATTAAATAGGTGTATATTACATTAATGCTTTAGATAAATGGCAACTAAATAGTGTACATTTGTAAACGCCCTTGATGGCATTAAAGAAGTCTGGCTGGGCTGGGCCTGGCCTGGCCTTCGGGCAGCCCAAGTCCAACCCGAAGCAGTGTAGGCCCGGCCAGCCTGGGCCATTGACAGCCGTAGACGGGATCACATAATATTTCTTTTGGGTTGCTGTTACCGTTACAATATTGACCTATATAGGCCATTGTGCTTTGTTTTTCTTTGGTCtcccgaaaaaaaaaaatctatttcagCCTGTAACAGACTGTTTCGGACTGGCTGTTGGAGGCCATTACGGGTCAATTTTTTCCGTAATGACCACTATGGCCCTGTAATGTGTGACAGGTGCTACTGTTACCATTGCATAactgttttggaataccttgttCGGGATGGACTACTATGTTAAATGCATGCATGTAAAGTTAGTTATCAAGCACATCTCTTTAGGAGTTTTGATGCAGTACGTATTGTCACATACTATAATGATGTGTTGGGTTTCTGGCTGCTGGATCATAGATGATACCTAGGGACTGATGTAAGTACGATTGGATAATATAAGTAGCCTATTATCTGATTTGGCTTGTATACTGCATCTCTTCCTGCTAACAAAGGAAGCAGAGGTGATACGTCCTAGGAACTCCCCccccccttcaaaaaaaaaaaaaaaaaacataggttAGAGTTCTATGCATGTTTTTcaccacacttttttttttcccccaaaggTGACAGAAGGGGAGGTGCCCCCCCCTGCACAGTACTGATATAATGTTCAGTGCACTATCATTTCTCAGTACATAATCCTTGACCATAGGTTTTTTGGTTGCGCACTTCTCTTATACTCAGCGGTCACATGTGTTAACACTGCACAAGTATGTGGGATTCAAGCTGCTCATTGAGTGGGCTCCACTATGAATGTGCCCTAAGTAAAAAGATCAGGCAGGCACGCTCATTGGATGGGCCGgagatgtggatcattcattttcttttaaccatcTTTTCCTTTTTCCCAGATGTGGTCAATCTGATTAGCAAGCATGCTTAATCTTTGGGCCAAGGCATCTATATGGCGGGGTTCATCTGATGAACTGCTTGGATCTTGTGTgttcatgttggcacatgtgagcACAAGTACTAGAAAGGTGTAATTGCACAGTTGGGAGCATGGAGTAGTAGAAAGGCATACTTGCACAGTTAGGAGCATGGTTGTTATTCACAGGACAAGTCACACTCACAGTGGGGGCACCACTTGATGACTTGATTGGACTTCTCAGTTGTTCAGGATCCAAGCAATTTCATCATGTCTGGTCTGCTGAATATATGCCTTTGCATGTCTGAATGAATTAGGCGGGAAAAACATGCATGCCTCACCCACCTTGTGGGTGGACTATCTTGATTTTTGGGAGAGGCAGTGGCCCCTCCTCATGGTTGTTCTCTAACATGTGCTAAGTATGCGTATGGAAGTGTATTCTATTTCATGCGCACTAGTCAAATTTGCATTCGCCAATTTAAGAACATCTTCGAGGAGAACTGGTTACCTTCCTTGGCTGTTCCTACATCTTGCATCAGGTCTTGGAAAAATAATATCCGATGGCCAGAAACCCAACTCACCTTGATAGGTTGTGCGGGACATGTTCTAATAAACTCTGTAGATTTGGCATATGTGAATGGGATCTGGTACTGGTGCTGGCCCTCTGGGTATGACTTCTGCTCATTGAATATCAACTATTGATACAGAATTTtctcctcctctttttttttttcccatccatTTGTAATCCTCTAAGCCTCTTCAGTCAGTAGCCCTTATTCGACTGGTATTATTGTTGTACTGTGCATTTGGTGTCTGATGGCCTTTAccccctttttcttttcccatgaATGTACAACAGCCACTTTTTCCATATCAGCGCCAATTTATGTTACTGAGCCCAATGCTAATTTAGGTAGTTGGCAACCATGCCCAAATGGTATTTAACAATATTCCAAATGTGTGTGATtggtaacagttttttttttttttggttccatACTTGGTGATGTGCTGAATTTTATCATTCCTTGTTTGTGCCTTtgctctgttttgtaggatcatCTGCTTTTGCTTTATCTGTCAAGCCTCACTAGGACGCAACTCAGCCTAGCAGAGAAATTGAACACTGCAGCTCAGATCCTGTAACCCATTTCTAACTCATTTAGAGAAGTAAAAGAGGGTTCACCGATACATGTCACATTGGAGCTGTTGTGGTATTGGTTATTTAAGGGTCTGATGAGCAACCGTGTTTATTTTTTCATAGCTGGGTTCTGCATGAAGATTTGTgtaattttatttgatttttatggGCTGTGGGAGAGATGTTCTTCTACCTACTAGATGTTTTTTTTTAGCAGGGAGGTGTGGGTAGTTCCAACTAAAAAAAGACATCCTTGAAACCAGTTTTGGATGTGGATATCTGATAATTATTACGGTTTTGTTCCAGTTTTCAGAGTTATTGGATCCACGACCTGAGGGTATGCATGGTATAATCATGTTTTCAGTTTTTGCAGCTGGTTTCATGGTCCAGCGAAGGATGTTTGCTGTGAAAATCTATAGATTCAGATTCAatctttcagttgaatgtggaccattgttgtaTTTCTTCTTTACAGTATACTTGGCCTTAAAGATTAGGCCTTGCCCACTGTAGGAGTTCCACTGTGGGCATGGTTTTTGTGGTGACAATGGCTTCGACACTGAACAGCTTCGTGCAAGGAGACATTTTGTGCAGGAGGGCCCACCTCAGTGCTCCTTACCTTCCCATCATCTTTTGtcctattttattttagaaacccGAGAACTTGGTTCATGTAGTTTTGTCACTTCCAGCACAGAGACCGAGTCTTCACTTGACTCGCTGGTATCAGAAAGTACTTGTAGTACTAATGATTACATAAAAATGGAATTTCTCAAGTCTAACAGGTTATTGTCAgtaataaataaagaaaaggtAAATGGTCTTATAAAGGTCTTAATAAATGCAAGCACGTGCAGTGCAATTTTTCAAGTTATGAAATAATTCATTTCTATCAGTTCAAATTAACAAAATCTAAACTAGGTGAGCATGTTAAGATAGCTGAAATGAGCAGAAGCAGTGCTTATCTTGTGGTGGCTGCGGCCTGCAACGTGTGCTTTCTTTCATTAGTTTGGGACATTTTGTTCTTCTATCAACTGTATAAAAAACTATCGATTAATCTTGTTGGTTCCCCCTAAAATGCAGACCCGGAACATCTACTCGGGCATTACCGGACAGAAGGAAAGAGAGGCATGGGTAAAAGATAGGAGGTTTGCTAATTTTATGTATGTGTAGAgcgaggtttgctaattccatgcCTGTGTTGAACCATACACATCCCACATGCGGGCATATGTGCAAATGTAAAGCACTTGATGATTGAGCTTTCTGTGAGGTTGgaaataatgcttagatcttcTGCTTAAAATTCCAAACGATTTGAGTCCTCAGGTGGGTTGTAGCTCACCAAGTGACAGTGAGGTCTTTACTTTTAAGGGTCTGGCTCAATGGTAAACAGACTcagtttcaacattgagatcatgGGTCGAGTGTACATGTGGTGTGGGTGTATgtttaaaagagaaaaaagaagaagatgccaTTACTTAAAAAGTGTTGTTTGGAAATCTCCAACGTGTAGCCTAGCTTCTCTTGTTTTGGAGTTTTTCTAAGTGAGAGATTTCATATACAACGAGAGAGATGAGTGTTGTAATTtggtttttcttgttttttagTGAAAGATAAAGCTTTGCCGTATGCATATTGTCGAACTATGTAAATCTTTGTCTCTCATTTCTACAAAGAGCTCCGGTGTATAACTGCAAATTAATTTGTGGACCTCCACACAAATTGGCACAACTTGTGCATCACAGATAACTTTAGCATGCAATTGCAAACAGCTCCAATACGGCATCGCAAACAACTCCGCCCATTCTATCCCAATGGGCACAATGCAGACAACTCCAATATATGACTGGAAAAAACTACAGCATCCTACCACAAACAACTCTACAAAACAGGCATAATGCACATGACTTACTCTTGCcctggtggtagactcacaagagtttcaacatgaggtcaggGGTTGAGTATTCATAAACAGTGAAATCCCATTATTGCATGAGTATGTGGGGGTGTGCGTGcttatgggaaaaaaaaagaagcacacAACAGTCACGAGTATATATAGCCACGGTTTCACCTACTTTAGGCtatttagggggcgtttggatcacaAGTAGCTTAAGATAAGCTaattatgcctcaagtagcttatcttggtttttctttatttagctgcaagtgattaaataattttaagtttaaaaactacttataattaatcttaaaccatacttacttatttgaaataagttacttatctactgatgTAAGTAGAAAAACTAACTTATTTGGTGGCATTTGAACACTAATCCCTCTCTTTCGTTTGCC
This window encodes:
- the LOC131242440 gene encoding eukaryotic translation initiation factor 3 subunit F, translated to MAATASEQTVLQFFPSSTSLIARVHPVVIFSICDCYVRRPDQAERVIGTLLGSISPDGTIDIRNSYAVPHNESSDQVALDVDYHHNMFLSHQKVNPKEVIVGWYSTGFGVSGGSALFHEFYSREVANPVHLTVDTGFRNGEASIKAYVSVNLSLGDRQLAAQFNEIPLDLRMVEAERVGFDILKTTMVEKLPNDLEGMEASMERLLALIDDVYKYVDGVVEGRVAPDNSIGRFIADAVASIPKMSPAAFDKLLNDRLQDHLLLLYLSSLTRTQLSLAEKLNTAAQIL